The Cellulophaga sp. RHA19 genome includes the window ACAAGCATCTACTTTTTTATTATTTCCGCTGTTGGTTTTATTGGTTAAACCATTTTTACAAAGTCAAGAACAAGAAACTATTTGGTTGGCCTTCTTTTTCTTGGCAGCCTTGCCATCTACAGTTTCTTCCTCTGTAGTTATGGTATCTATTGCCAAAGGAAATATGCCTGCAGCCATTTTTAATGCAAGTATTTCTGGCTTAATAGGTATTTTAGTTACACCCTTATGGATGGGGTTATTTGTTACTAATGAACAAGCAAGTTTTAGTTTTATAGATATTTATACCAAGCTAATTGTGCAAATAATAGTACCTGTAGTAATTGGTTTATTATTGCAGCGTTACTTTGGAACATTTGCGCAAAAACACAGTAGTAAAATTACCTTGTTTGATAAGTTTATTATCTTATTAATAATATATAAGAGTTTTGCATCATCTTTTAAAAACAATATTTTTAGTGCTGTTTCTGTTTTAGATTTAGTTTTGCTTTTAATTGGTGTACTTGTACTTTTTACTATTACTTATTTTAGTACAGGTTTTATAGCTAAAAAGCTAAATTTTAATACAGAAGATCAGATAACAGCACAATTTTGCGGTACAAAAAAGTCTTTAGTACACGGTACGGTTTTTTCTAAAATTATATTTGGTAATATGGCAGTTATAGGAATTGTGTTGTTACCTATTATGCTTTTTCACGCAACTCAAATTTTAATAATAAGTGTAATTGCTAGTAAATTAGCTAAAAGAAAAGTATAAAAAAACCTAGCGCATTATGGCTAGGTTCTATTCATATTATAAGCTACTCGCTATCTATTATTTCTTCAATAGTTTTGGCTAGTACAAAGTCTTTTTCTGTAATGCCATCTGCATCGT containing:
- a CDS encoding bile acid:sodium symporter, producing the protein MKVDKFVLFIIGVIIFSYFFPQWGSKEIINTISSVGISLIFFFYGLKLSPAKLKAGLKNWKLHIVIQASTFLLFPLLVLLVKPFLQSQEQETIWLAFFFLAALPSTVSSSVVMVSIAKGNMPAAIFNASISGLIGILVTPLWMGLFVTNEQASFSFIDIYTKLIVQIIVPVVIGLLLQRYFGTFAQKHSSKITLFDKFIILLIIYKSFASSFKNNIFSAVSVLDLVLLLIGVLVLFTITYFSTGFIAKKLNFNTEDQITAQFCGTKKSLVHGTVFSKIIFGNMAVIGIVLLPIMLFHATQILIISVIASKLAKRKV